The DNA window GGGTCATGTGCGGACGCTATGGTATGGGATCTGGACGGGGGTAGCCAGCcatatcatcttcattctATCGGCTCTTCCTGTTGTACTAAAACACCCTGATGCAGCTATGGCGTTATCATTGATTGGATTGATAACTCTTTCTGTATGTACGGCATTTGTAAAGCCCGTTCTACTTCCCCTCTTATTGCAGCAGTACCCCCATGAGACTAATGTTGTGAAGACATTGGAGACTGGGGAGCGTGTGATAATAGATCGAGATGCTTCGCTACAGCGTATGACCATGACCTTTTACTGGGCGATCAATATCGGGGCCTTTATGTCCCTGGCAACGAGTTATGCCGCGAAGGAAGTTGGGTTTTGGCTTGCGTTTTTGATTCCATTGATAATCTATATGGCCATGCCAGTTGTGTTCTCACTGGTGCAGCCTCACATTAAGGATAGAGCACCATCAGGGTATTCGTTATTGGCTGATTGTATGAAGGTTCTATATGTTGCTTTTGGAAAAGGCTGGAATGCTCGTCGTAAGGAGGGTGTCTTCTGGGATTACGCTTTGCCCTCGAACCAACGGCAAATGGGCAAGGTCGGTTGGCGTAAGAAGTCCCCCTTCTATAAGGAGTCACTTGTACAAGACACTAAGATAACTCTATCGGCATGTTTCATATTTTGttactatattatatataacatgAATGATAACCAGCTCACTACCATCATCAACAGTCAGACGGGATCTATGACTAAGAATGGAGTACCAAATGACGTTATCAGTAACTTCAACCCATTGTCTATTATTGTTTTAATCCCAATACTCGATTATGGTCTCTATCCGCTTTTAAGACGGCTAAGAATAAATTTCAAACCTGTCTATCGTATATTCACCGGTTTTATGCTTGCTGTTGCCTCTTCGGTAGCCGGAGCACTCATTCAATGGCGGATATATGAAACATCCTCTTGTGGGTATCATGCAACCACATGTAGTGAAAAAGGTTTGGGTGTGTCACCGCTATCTTCGTGgattgttgctgttgaaTATACATTGTCTGGTGCATCAGAATGTTTAGCGATGACCACCGCTTATGAAATCGCATATGATCGTTCGCCAGAGCACATGAAATCATTTGTTCTCGCTCTGTTCTTATTTACATCAGCTGTCTCTGCCGCCATAACACAAATTGTTAACCCAATTCTAAAAGATC is part of the Eremothecium cymbalariae DBVPG#7215 chromosome 2, complete sequence genome and encodes:
- the PTR2 gene encoding Ptr2p (similar to Ashbya gossypii AGL365C) codes for the protein MTSSPARQSWESDVSTLGSGSNAATVQEAPQEVKERSDIEIGLPTEEEERTLRRIVVHPSWYVYLICFIELAERASYYGTGDRLNNYYTYPLPEGGNGAGATAHGSEANSGALGKGLATATSLGLLLKFTSYFFPLVTGYLCDMYMGHVRTLWYGIWTGVASHIIFILSALPVVLKHPDAAMALSLIGLITLSVCTAFVKPVLLPLLLQQYPHETNVVKTLETGERVIIDRDASLQRMTMTFYWAINIGAFMSLATSYAAKEVGFWLAFLIPLIIYMAMPVVFSLVQPHIKDRAPSGYSLLADCMKVLYVAFGKGWNARRKEGVFWDYALPSNQRQMGKVGWRKKSPFYKESLVQDTKITLSACFIFCYYIIYNMNDNQLTTIINSQTGSMTKNGVPNDVISNFNPLSIIVLIPILDYGLYPLLRRLRINFKPVYRIFTGFMLAVASSVAGALIQWRIYETSSCGYHATTCSEKGLGVSPLSSWIVAVEYTLSGASECLAMTTAYEIAYDRSPEHMKSFVLALFLFTSAVSAAITQIVNPILKDPLLIVPFALFAGIGFISGCHFLWKFRNLDKEMLQEKRERELLQESSESDELEVVEIKDVKGSRSNINGK